The Rhodobacter sp. genome segment TGGGTCTTTCCGGCGCCGATCTGACCCTCGAGCAGCAGCACGTCGCCAGGCCCGAGAACCGGCACCAGGCGCTGGGCAAAGGCATCGGTGGCGGCCGGATCGGGCAGGAAGATCGGGGTATGCAGCGGCGTCATGGCCGCAGCTTATCGCCCGATCCGCGGCCCCGCCAGAGGGGGTTCTTGCGGCAATGCGCCCCCACCGCCATATAGGGCACAACAGAGGAAAGGCATGGATATGGCAGACGACAGCTTTCCGGGATGGCACGGCACGACGATCCTGGCGGTGCGCCGGGGCGGCGAAGTGGTGGTCGCGGGCGACGGGCAGGTCAGCCTGGGGCAGACCGTCATCAAGGGCACCGCGCGCAAGGTGCGGCGCATCGGTCCGCCGGGCCGCGAGGTGGTCGTCGGTTTTGCCGGATCGACCGCCGACGCCTTTACCCTGCTGGAACGGCTGGAGAAAAAGCTCGAGGCGACGCCCGGGCAACTGGCGCGCGCCTGTGTCGATCTGGCAAAGGACTGGCGCACCGACAAGTATCTGCAAAAACTCGAGGCGATGCTGATCGTCACCGATGGCCAGGAACTGCTGGTGGTGACTGGCGCGGGCGATGTGCTCGAGCCGGAATACGACGTGGCGGCCATCGGTTCGGGCGGGAATTTCGCGGCCGCCGCCGCGCGCGGGTTGATGGAGACCGACCTCGGGGCCGAGGACGTCGCCCGCAAGGCAATGGCCATCGCGGCGTCGATCTGTGTCTATACCAACGGCAACCTGACGGTGGAGACCATCCGCAAATGACCGACCTGACCCCCCGCGAAATCGTCAGCGAACTGGATCGATTCATCATCGGACAGGCCGAGGCCAAGCGCGCCGTCGCGGTCGCCCTGCGCAACCGCTGGCGACGCAAGCATCTGGCGCCCGAACTGCGCGACGAGGTCTATCCGAAGAACATCCTGATGATCGGCCCGACCGGCGTCGGCAAGACCGAGATCAGCCGCCGGTTGGCGAAACTGGCCAAGGCCCCGTTTCTCAAGGTCGAAGCGACCAAGTTCACCGAGGTCGGCTATGTCGGCCGCGATGTGGAACAGATCGTCCGGGATCTGGTGGATGCGGCAATGGTCATGACGCGCGACGCGATGCGCGACGATGTGCGCGCCCGCGCCCAGCAAAACGCCGAAGAGCGCGTGCTGGACGCAATCGCCGGAAAGGACGCGCGTTCCGGCACCCGCGATCTGTTCCGCAAGAAGCTGCGCGCGGGCGAGCTGGACGATACGGTCATCGAACTGGATATCGCCGAGGCCGGCCCCCAGATGCCGATGTTCGAAATGCCGGGTATGCCGGCGCAGGGGATGAACCTGGGCGACCTGTTCGGCAAGGCGTTCGGCGGGCGCCGGGTGAAAAAGCGCATGACCGTGTCGGAAAGCCATGAGATCCTGCTGAGCGAGGAAGCCGACAAGCTTCTGGACGAGGACACCGTCAAGGCCGCCGCGCTGGAGGCTGTCGAACAGAACGGCATCGTGTTCCTGGATGAGATCGACAAGGTGTGCGCCCGGGCGGAAACGCGCGGCGCCGATGTCAGCCGCGAGGGCGTGCAGCGCGATCTGTTGCCGCTGATCGAGGGCACGACCGTCAGCACCAAGCACGGGCCGGTCAAGACCGACCACATCCTGTTCATCGCCTCGGGCGCGTTCCATGTGGCCAAACCGTCGGACCTGTTGCCCGAGTTGCAAGGGCGCCTGCCGATCCGGGTAGAGCTGCGCGCACTGACCGAGGAAGACTTCGTCCGCATCCTGACCGAGCCGGACAATGCCCTGACGCTGCAATATTCCGCCCTGATGGGTACCGAGGACGTCACCGTCACCTTTACCGACGACGGCATCCGCGCCCTGGCGCAGATCGCGGCCGAGGTGAACCGCTCGGTCGAAAACATCGGCGCGCGCCGTCTCTATACAGTGATGGAGCGCGTGTTCGAGGACCTCTCGTTTGCCGCGCCTGACCGGGGGGGCCAGTCGGTCACGGTGGACGCCGCCTTTGTCGAAGAAAACATCGGCGAACTGGCGCGCTCGACCGACCTCAGCCGCTACGTTCTCTGACGCGTCTGGGGGGAAACCTGGGGCTCGGGGGTCAGAAAGGGTGCAAGGCGTTCGCGCACGGCATCGGGCATGGGCGCCGATTTGCGCGTTTTCGGATCGAAGAAGACCTCGGTCAGGTCATAGGTCGCGTGCAGAACGCCGGTTTCCGCGTGGATCATGCGCAGATGAAAGGTCATCGACCGGCCCCCCAGCCGGCGGACCGTGCCGTCGATGACAAACCCGTCGCCGGCCTTCAGCTCACGGATGAAACTGGTTTCCGCCCTGGCCGAGACAATGTGAACGCCGTGCTCTTTCAGCATCCAGGACACCGGAATGCCCAGCGCGGTGTAGAGAAAAAAGGACGCGTCGTCGAAAAAAGGCGCGTAATGGCGCACGTTCATGTGGCCGAAGATGTCGTGATGCCAGGGGTGCACCACGCCGCGCAGCAGTTCGGGGCGCTGGTCAGGCATTGAGGCTCCGTTTTTCGATGAAGTGGCCGTAGAGCGTGGTCAGGATCGAAACGCCGCAAAGCATGGTGATCCATTGCCCCGCCGTGTTCCAGACCATGCCCAGAACGAACGAGCCGCGCATCAGGATCGGTGTCGGCAGGCCCAGCAACGCATTGGCCAGCGTGGTCACGAAGGCCAGCACCAGAAGCGGCCAGAATGCCCCGCGCGTGGCGGCCCAGGCCTGTTTGACCGACAGACGTTCGCCCACCGCCGCGGCCGGAAGAATGAGCGACACACGATACGAAATCAGCACGATCGGCAGGATCAGCAACACCAGGGTCAGCAACCAGACGAAACGCGCCGCGCCCGGGCCCAGGGCCTGAACGACCAGAAAACCCAGGAACCCCACCACCGCGCCCAGCGCCACGCCGACCAGCATCAGGGTCAGCGTCAGCACGATACCGGCAACCAGATAGCGCCAGACCGCGGCGCCGTTCCAGCGCGGGCCCGTGGGGGTCGGGTATTCCTCGAGCAGGATGAAACGGTGCCAGGCGACGGCCGACCACAGAAAAGCCACGGCAACCAGGATCACCGCGACGAACGCCACCAGCCCGCCACCCGCACCCAGGCGTGACGGCTCCAGCGTTCCCGGGTGCTCGATCATTCCCAGCGAGGGCGCCAGCGTGGCCGACAGCACCGCCAGCGCGACCAGGGTGACCCCCAGAGGCAGGCTGACCCGCAGCGCCGCGCCGAAATTGCCCAGAATCATCCTGAGCGCGTGCAAGAACAGTTGAAAGCCCAGCATGAATTCCCCGCGCCATGACCCTGCGGACCAGTCTTTGCGGCCCTTCCGGGGATGTCAATCGCTGCCAGGTGTTGCGCCGGTTTCGCAAAGACGATAGCGAAGGCGCGATCCAAACATGGAGTTCTCTCATGTCCGCGCCCAAGAAAGTCGTGCTGGCCTATTCCGGCGGGCTCGATACCTCGATCATCCTGAAATGGCTGCAAACCGAATACGGCTGCGAAGTGGTCACCTTCACCGCCGACCTCGGCCAGGGCGAGGAACTGGAGCCCGCGCGCGCCAAGGCGCTGATGCTGGGCATCAAGGAAGAGAACATCCACATCGTCGATGTGCGCGAGGAATTCGTGCGCGATTTCGTGTTCCCGATGTTCCGCGCCAACGCGGTCTACGAGGGGCTTTATCTGCTGGGCACGTCGATCGCGCGGCCCCTGATCTCCAAGCACCTGGTCGAACTGGCGCATGAACATGGCGCCGACGCCGTGGCGCATGGGGCCACCGGCAAGGGCAACGATCAGGTCCGGTTCGAACTGTCCGCCCTGGCGCTGGACCCGTCGATCCAGGTGATCGCGCCCTGGCGGATCTGGGATCTGTCCTCGCGCACGAAACTGTTGGAATTCGCGGAACAGAACCAGATTCCGATCGCCAAGAACAAGCGCGGCGAGGCGCCCTTCTCGGTCGATGCGAACCTTCTGCACACCTCGTCCGAGGGCACGGTGCTGGAGGACCCGGGCGTCGAGGCCCCCGATTACGTCGCCCAGCGCATCGTCGCGGTCGAGGATGCGCCGAACGAGCCCGAGTTCATCGAGGTCACCTTTGAACAAGGCGACGCCGTGGCGATCAACGGCGAGACGCTGTCGCCCGCAACGCTGCTGACCCGGCTGAACGAACTGGGCGCCAAGCATGGCATCGGCCTGCTGGACTTTGTCGAAAACCGCTTTGTCGGGATGAAGTCGCGCGGTGTCTACGAAACCCCCGGCGGCACGATCCTGCTGGAGGCGCATCGCGGCATCGAGCAGATCACGCTGGACGCGGGCGCGGGCCATCTGAAGGATTCGATCATGCCGCGCTATGCGGAACTGATCTACAACGGGTTCTGGTTCTCGCCCGAACGCGAGGCGCTGCAAGCCCTGATCGACAAGACGCAAGAGCACGTCACCGGCACGGTGAAGCTGAAACTCTACAAGGGCGTGGCGCGGACGGTCGCTCGCTGGTCGGATCATTCGCTCTACAGCGAAAAGCATGTGACCTTTGAAGAGGACGCGGGCGCCTATGACCAGAAGGACGCCGCCGGCTTCATCCGCCTGAACGCGCTGCGCTTGAAACTGATCGCGACGCGGAATGCGCGGGTCGCTGGCAAGTAAGCGCCACGCGGCGGCAAGGCAAAGGGCGGGTTGCGGCGACGCGGCCCGCCTTTTTCGTCAGAAAACCAGCGCCGCCAGACCGAGCCACATCAGCGAACCGACCATCATCGCCACCACCAGCGCACCGCCGGCAGACAGGGACGCGCCGCGATGTTCCGGCGCGGCGACATAATCGGCGGTTTCGACCTGCGTGTTCATGACGGCCCCTTTCAGAGTTTTCCGCAGCGTGGCGGCAATCCCTGAATGAAGGGTGAATCGGGACGAAAAAATGGCGCTGATGCGAAGATTTGAGGGTCAGTCGCGGCCCAGAAGCACGGCGACCTCGGCCCTGCGGGGCATCGCGCCGGCCGCACCGGGGCGGGTCACCTGCAACGCAGCCGCCGCGGCGGCGTAGCGCAGCGCCTGTTCGGGCGCGTCGCCCTGGTCCAGCGCGGCGGCCAGAGACCCCGCGAAACAGTCGCCGGCGCCTGTCGTGTCCACCGCGGTCACCGCGAATGCGGGCACGAAAAGCGGCTCTGCGCCGTCGGAAATCCACTCGGCCCCGGCGGCGCCCCGGGTCACGATCACGGCCTGCACCGGCAGATCGGTCAGCGCCCGGCCGGTCGCCTGCATCAGCGCCCGGGCCTCGCCCGCGTTGACCAGCAGATGCGTCACATGGGGCAGAACCGCCAGCAGGGGCTCAAGCGCAAAGGGAGCGGCGGAATAGAAAACCGCCATGCCGCGCGCCCGGGCCAGCTGCGCGGCGTCCACCTGGTGCGAGGTTTCGTTTTGCAGCATCAGGATGTCGCCCGGGCCGCCCTGCGCCAGCGCAGCGGCGATGCGGCCCGGGTCTTGCGCCAGATTGGCGCCCGAACTGATGATGATCTGGTTTTCGCCCGCATCGTCCACGGCAACGATGGCGTGCCCCGTCCCCTGCGCCACGCGGGCGATGTGGTCCAGGGAAACGCCCTGGGCCGTCAGGGCGGACTCGATCCAGGCATCCCCCTGCCCCACGGCACCGATATGGACAACCTTCGCCCCGGCCCTCAGCGCCGCGACGCTCTGGTTCACGCCCTTGCCGCCCAGGCCGGACACATGGCTGCGCGCGGACAGCGTTTCCCCGGCCCGTGGCAAGGCCTCCAGCCGATACACATGGTCGATGTTGATCGAACCCAGGCAAAAGACCGTCATTTCGACGTCAGACCCACGCGGCAGGCGGCCATGACGGCCATGTTCATGATGTCGTTGACCGTCGCCCCCGTGGACAGGATCTGAATAGGCTTTGGCACCCCGGTCAGGATCGGGCCGATGACCGTGGCACCGGCCATTTCCTGCATCAGCTTGACCGAGATCGAGGCCGAGTGCCGCGCCGGCACCACCAGGATGTTCGCCGGGCCGGTCAGCCGAGAGAACGGATAATGCGCCGCCGCATTGGCGTTCAGCGCCACGTCCACGGTCATCTCGCCCTCGTATTCGAAATCGACGCCGCGGCGATCCAGAACGTCCGGCGCGAGGTGCATCTTCTGCGCGCGTTCCGACACCGGATACCCGAATGTCGAGAAGCTGACAAAGGCCACGCGTGGCTCAAGTCCCAGGGACCGCGCCACACCGGCGGCGCGGGTGGCGATGTCGGCAAGGTCGTCTTCCTCGGGCCATTCGTGCACCAATGTGTCGGCGATCAGAACGATGCGCCCCTTGTGCAGCAGCGCCGAGACACCGACCGCCCCGTCCTGCGCCCGGGCGTCGAAGACATGGTTGATCATGTCCATGACCAGCGCTGACTTGCGCGTCGCACCGGTGACCAGCCCGTCGCCATGGCCATGCGCCAGCATCAACGCGGAAAAGATGTGCCGGTCGCGCGTGGCCATCCGGTGAACATCGCGCTGATCGAAGCCTTTGCGCTGCAAGCGTTTGTAAAGAAAAGACTTATAGGCATCCAGGTGGCGGCTGTTGGCGGCGTTGACGATGCTGAGTTCGCGCACCGCGTCGCCCAGACCGGCGGTTTCGAGACGCCGCTTCACGTCCTCGTCCTGACCCACGACCAGCGCCTTTCCCAGGCCCGCCCGTTGATAGGCGACCGCCGCGCGCAACACGCGCTCGTCGTCGCCCTCGGCAAAGATCATGCGGGACTGGGCCTGTCGCGCGCGCGCGAACAGGCTTTGCTGGATCGAAGCCGTCGGGTCCATCCGCGAGCGCAGCGTGTGGCGATAGGCGTCCATGTCGATGATCGGCCGCCGGGCAACGCCGGTGTCCATCCCTGCCTTGGCCACCGCGGGTGGGATCGTGTAGATCAGCCGCGGGTCAAAGGGCGTGGGGATGATGTAGTCGCGCCCGAAGCTGAGCTTGCGGCCATAGGCCATCGCGACCTCGTCGGGCACATCCTCACGCGCGAGTTCGGCCAGGGCCCGGGCGCAGGCGATCTTCATCTCGTCGTTGATCGCGCGCGCGTGGATGTCCAGCGCGCCGCGGAAGAGATAGGGAAAGCCCAGGACGTTGTTCACCTGGTTCGGATAGTCCGACCGGCCGGTGGCCACGATCGCATCGGGGCGGACCGCGTGCGCCTCTTCCGGTGTGATTTCAGGGTCGGGGTTGGCCATGGCAAAGATGACCGGATTGTCGGCCATGGCCTGCACCATCTCGGGCGTCACCGCCCCCTTGGCCGACACCCCCAGGAACACATCGGCGCCGACCATCGCCTCTTCCAGCGTGCGGGCGTCGGTGACGGCGGCGTGGGCCGATTTCCACTGGTTCATGCCCTCGGTGCGGCCCTGGTAGATCACGCCCTTGGTGTCGCACATGATGCAGTTGTCGTGCCGGGCGCCCATGCTTTTCAGCAATTCCAGACAGGCGATCCCGGCCGCGCCGGCGCCGTTCAGCACGATGCGGCAATCCTCGATCCGCTTGCCCGACAGCTCCAGCGCGTTGATGAGCCCGGCCGCGCAGATCACCGCCGTGCCGTGCTGGTCGTCGTGAAACACCGGAATATCGCAGAGTTCCTTGAGGCGCTGCTCGATGATGAAGCATTCAGGCGCCTTGATGTCCTCAAGGTTGATGCCGCCGAACGTGGGCGACATGAGGTGCACGGCCTTGATGATCTCATCCGCGTCCTCGGTCGCCAGCTCGATATCGATGGCGTTCACGTCGGCAAAGCGCTTGAACAGGACGGCCTTGCCCTCCATCACCGGCTTGGAGGCCAGCGCGCCCAGGTTGCCCATCCCCAGGATCGCCGTGCCGTTCGACACCACGGCCACCATGTTGCCCTTGACGGTATAGTCATAGGCCAGCCCGGGATCGCGCGCGATGTGTTCGACCGGCACCGCGACGCCCGGGGAATAGGCCAGCGACAGGTCGCGCTGGGTGGCCATCGGGGTCGTGGCGACAACCTCGTATTTGCCGGGGGTCGGTTCAAAGTGATAGGCCAGCGCCTCTTCGGGCGTGATGCGGGATTTGCGCGACATGGGGTCCTCCAGATCGACCTTCCATAGCGCGGCCCATGCGCTGGAACAACAAGCGCGAACGGGCCTTTTCGCTGCGGGGGCGATTTCGTAGGGTCGCCCGATGACAGGAGTGACCAGCGTGAGCGATCCGCAGCCCGGTGTAACGCCGATGATGGCGCAATATCTCGAGATCAAGAGCCAGCACGCCGACGCGCTGCTGTTCTATCGCATGGGCGATTTCTACGAGATGTTCTTTGAGGACGCGGTGGCGGCCTCGGCCGCGCTGGATATCGCGCTCACCAAACGCGGCCTGCATCTGGGCGAGGATATCCCGATGTGCGGGGTGCCGATCCACGCCGCCGAGGGCTATCTGCTGACGCTGATCCGAAAGGGATTTCGCGTCGCCATCGCCGAACAGATGGAGGACCCGGCCGAGGCCCGCAAGCGCGGCGCCAAATCCGTCGTGCGGCGCGAGGTTGTGCGGCTGGTCACACCCGGCACGCTGACCGAGGACGCGCTGCTGGAGCCCCGGCGCCACAACTTTCTGGCCGCCTGGAGCGATATCCGCGGCGAAGCGGCCCTGGCCTGGGCCGATATTTCCACAGGCGAGTTCCGCGTGGTCCCCTGCCCCCGTGTGCGCCTGGCCCCGGAACTGGCGCGCCTGGCCGCGCGGGAGCTCGTCGTGCCCGAGGATCTGGCGCACGACTTGCACGACATGGCATCCGAACTGGGGTTGGTGTTGGCCGAACGGGGGCGCGCGGCCTTCGACAGCACGGCCGCCGTGAAACGGCTGTGCGCGCTGTTCGGCGTGGGCACTCTGGACGGGTTCGGTGCCTTTGACCGGGCCGAATTGTCGGCGCTGGGGGCCCTGGCCGACTACCTGGACCTGACGCAAAAAGGCCGGATGCCCCTGTTGCGCCCGCCGGTTCGCGAGAATGCCGGCGCGGCGATGCAGATCGACGGGCCCACGCGGCGCAATCTGGAACTGACCCAGGCGCTGGCGGGCGGGCGGGACGGCTCGTTGCTGGCCGCGATCGACACCACGATCACCGCGGGCGGCGCCCGGCTGCTGGAGCGGCGCCTGTCCTCGCCCTCGTGCGATCTGGGGGTGATTCGCGCGCGATTGGCGGCGGTCGAGGCGCTGGTGGGCGACGATCTGCTGCGCGCCGACCTGCGCGCGGCGCTGAAATCGGTGCCCGACATCGACCGCGCGCTGTCGCGGCTGGCGCTGGACCGGGGCGGTCCGCGCGATCTGGCGATGCTGCGGGCGGGCCTGTCCCAGGCGGGCATCCTGGCCGGACAAATCGCCGACGATCTGCCCGAGGCGCTGGTCGCCGCCCGGCGCGCCTTGCAGGGGCATGACGCGCTGGCCGGACTGCTGGGCGGCACCCTGGTCGAGGACCCGCCATTGCTGGCGCGCGACGGCGGGTTCATCGCGGCGGGCGTCGATCCGGACCTGGATTCCGCGCGCGAACTGCGCGACGAGGGGCGCGGCGTCATCGCCCGTATGCAGGCCGACTATGCGGCCGAAAGCGGCATCCCGTCGTTGAAGATCAAGCATAACAACGTGCTGGGCTATTTCATCGAGACCACCGCGACCCATGCGGAAAGGATGCTGTCACCGCCGTTGAACGAGCGTTTCCTGCACCGGCAGACGACCGCGAACCAGGTGCGGTTCACCACCGTCGCGCTGTCCGAGATGGAGACGCGGATCCTGAACGCCGGCGCCCGGGCGCTGGAGATCGAGAAGCGGATCTTTGGCGAATTGCGCGACGCCGTGCTGGCGCAGGCGGGGCCCGTGCATGGCGCCGCACGCGCCCTGGCCGAGGTGGACGTGACCGCCGCCTTTGCCGAGCTGGCCCGGGTGCGCGACTGGTGCAAACCCGTGGTGGACGATAGCCGCGACTTTGTGGTCGAATCCGGTCGCCACCCGGTCGTCGAGGCGGCGCTGGCCCGGTCCGGCCGGCCGTTTGTGGCGAACGGGCTGGACCTGGAACCCACGGGCAAGGGCGCGGCCGTATGGCTGGTGACCGGGCCGAACATGGCGGGTAAATCGACCTTTCTGCGCCAGAACGCGCTCATCGCCATTCTGGCGCAGGCCGGGGGCTATGTTCCGGCGCAGTCGGCGCGGGTGGGCCTGGTGGAACAGGTGTTCAGCCGGGTCGGGGCCTCGGACGATCTGGCGCGGGGGCGGTCCACCTTCATGGTGGAGATGGTCGAAACGGCGGCCATCGTGAACCAGGCGGGGCCCAGGGCCTTTGTCATCCTGGACGAAATCGGCCGTGGAACCGCGACCTATGACGGTCTGTCCATCGCCTGGGCCGTGCTGGAGCATCTGCACGGCGTGAACCGGTGCCGCGCCCTGTTCGCGACCCATTACCACGAGATGGTGGCCCTGGCCGACCGGCTGGAGGGGGTGGAGAACGCCACCGTCTCGGTCCGCGAGTGGGAGGGCGACGTCGTCTTTCTGCATGAGGTCCGCAAGGGGGCAGCCGACCGGTCCTATGGGGTGCAGGTCGCCCGACTGGCCGGCCTGCCCGACGCGGTGATCGGCCGCGCGCGCGAGGTGCTGGACATGCTCGAACGCGGGGACCAGGGGCAGCGCGGCGCAAAGACGCTGATCGACGACCTGCCGCTGTTCGCGGCGGCGCCCCAACGCCCGACACCGAGGGCGGAACCCAAGGAATCCCAGGTCGAGGCGCGGCTGAAGGGCGTTCATCCGGATACCTTGACCCCGCGCGAGGCGCTGGCGCTGGTCTATGAGTTGCGGGACCTTCTGGGGCAGGCCTAGGATGGGCAAACCTGCCCATCCGGCCGGGTTCGCCGGGTCAGCCCGGGGTCGATGATACGCCGACCTGGGCCGGACGCAGCAGGTGTTCGTGCAGCCGAAACCCTTCCGAGACCACCTGGATGATCTGCCCGGCCTTTGTCCCGGGCACGGGCGCTTCGAACATCGCCTCATGGAAATGCGGGTCGAACGGTTCCCCGACCTCGGGGGCGACCCGTTCGATGCCGTGGCGCGAGAAGATGTTGGCGAGATCCCGGAGCGTCAGGTCGAGCCCGTCGGCCAGCCCCTTTGCCTGCTCGCGAAGGCCGTCGTCCATCAGCGAAAGCGCGCGGTTCAGGTTGTCATAGACCGACAGCATGTCCCGCGCGAGTTTCTGGCCGCCGTAGATCGCGGCCTCGCGGCGGTCCTTTTCGGCGCGTTTGCGGATGTTTTCCAGATCCGCAAGCGAGCGCATCAGACGATCGCGCATTTCGGCGCGCTCGACCTCGAACGCTGCCATGGCGGCGTCAAGCGCCGCGGCGGGATCCAGCTCGGCGGTTTCCGGGGCCTCGACCTGCGATTCGGCCGGGTTTTCTTGTGGCTCTGCCATGTCTTCCTCTTACTCGGAACCCAGATCGGAGAGCATCCGTCCCACGAGCTGGGCTGTATAATCCACAATCGGCACGATGCGCCCGTAGTTCAGCCGGGTGGGGCCAATCACGCCGACCGCGCCGACAATCTTGCTGTCGGCGTTCATATATGGAGAAACCACCAGAGTGGAACCCGTCAGCGAAAAAAGCTTGTTCTCGGCACCGATGAAAATGCGCACTCCGTCGCCGCGTTCGGTAAGGTCCAGCACCTCGGCGATGTCGCGCTTGCGTTCGAGGTCGTCGAACAACTCGCGGATGCGCACCAGCCCGTCCGAATCCGTCTGATCGAGAAGGTTCGCACGCCCCCGGACGATCAGGCGCTCGTGGCGCTCGCCCTCGTTTTCCCAAAGGGCCATGCCGCGTTCGACCAGGTCACCGGCGATCGTGTCGATCTCCTGCCGGCGCTGCGTGATTTCGGTGCGCAGGCGTTGGCGCAGTCCCGACAGGGTCAGGCCGTTGGCGAAAGCGTTGATGAAGTTCACGGCTTCGCGCAGCGAGGACGGCAGCAATCCGGGTGGGGGGGTGAAGACGCGGTTCTCGACCTGGCCGTCGGCAAAGACCAGCACCACAAGCGCGCGATCGTTTGAAATGGGCACGAATTCGATGTGGCGGATCGGTGCCTCGTGCTTTGGCGCAAGGACCAGGCTGGCGCCTTTGGTGATGCCGGACAAGGCATTTCCGACCCGGTCGAGCATCGTGGTGATATCGCGTTCATTGCTGCCGCGGGTCGCTTCGAGCATCTCACGGTCCGCGGCGGTCACGGGATCGACCTCGAGCAAGGCATCGACGAACAGGCGAAGCCCCTGCTGCGTGGGAACACGGCCAGCCGAGACAT includes the following:
- the hrcA gene encoding heat-inducible transcriptional repressor HrcA encodes the protein MPAPDQTKALHDLNDRAREVFRRVVESYLHSGTPVGSRTITRDFHEKLSAATIRNVMQDLEYMGLIEAPHVSAGRVPTQQGLRLFVDALLEVDPVTAADREMLEATRGSNERDITTMLDRVGNALSGITKGASLVLAPKHEAPIRHIEFVPISNDRALVVLVFADGQVENRVFTPPPGLLPSSLREAVNFINAFANGLTLSGLRQRLRTEITQRRQEIDTIAGDLVERGMALWENEGERHERLIVRGRANLLDQTDSDGLVRIRELFDDLERKRDIAEVLDLTERGDGVRIFIGAENKLFSLTGSTLVVSPYMNADSKIVGAVGVIGPTRLNYGRIVPIVDYTAQLVGRMLSDLGSE